Proteins encoded in a region of the Mycolicibacterium chitae genome:
- a CDS encoding fatty acyl-AMP ligase produces the protein MSRFTDKMYYNAATSTKGMVTGEPHEPVRHTWGEVHERARQIAGGLAAAGVGHGDAVGVLAGAPVEIAPVAQGLWMRGASLTMLHQPTPRTDLVVWAGDTMNVVDMIEAKAVIISDPFMAAAPVLEEKGLKVLTVAELLDSEPIDPVETAEDDLALMQLTSGSTGSPKAVHITHRNLHSNAEAMFIGAEYEVEKDVMVSWLPCFHDMGMIGFLTVPMYFGAELIKVTPMDFLRDTLLWARLIDKYKGTMTAAPNFAYALFAKRLRRQAKPGEFDLSTLRFALSGAEPVEPADVEDLIDAGKPFGLKPSAILPAYGMAEATLAVSFSECNAGLVVDEIDADLLAALRQAVPATKGNTKRLASLGPLLEGLEARIVDEHGNIKPARGVGVIELRGEAMTPGHTTMGGFLPAQDEHGWYDTGDLGYTMENGHIVVCGRVKDVIIMAGRNIYPTDIERAAGRVEGVRPGCAVAVRLDAGHSRETFAVAVESNAYQDPAEVRRIEHQVAHEVVAEVDVRPRNVVVLGPGTIPKTPSGKLRRANSVELVT, from the coding sequence GGCACACCTGGGGTGAGGTACACGAGCGGGCCCGCCAGATCGCCGGCGGTCTGGCCGCGGCCGGTGTCGGCCACGGCGACGCCGTCGGGGTGCTGGCCGGAGCGCCGGTCGAGATCGCGCCGGTGGCCCAGGGGCTGTGGATGCGCGGCGCGAGCCTGACCATGCTGCACCAGCCGACCCCCCGCACCGACCTGGTGGTCTGGGCCGGCGACACCATGAACGTCGTTGACATGATCGAGGCCAAGGCCGTCATCATCTCCGATCCGTTCATGGCCGCCGCGCCGGTGCTCGAGGAGAAGGGCCTGAAGGTCCTGACCGTCGCCGAGTTGCTGGACTCCGAGCCCATCGATCCGGTCGAGACCGCCGAGGACGACCTGGCGCTGATGCAGCTGACCAGCGGTTCCACCGGCTCGCCGAAGGCGGTGCACATCACGCACCGCAACCTGCACTCCAACGCCGAGGCGATGTTCATCGGCGCGGAGTACGAGGTCGAAAAAGACGTCATGGTCAGCTGGCTGCCCTGTTTCCACGACATGGGCATGATCGGCTTCCTGACCGTCCCGATGTATTTCGGCGCCGAGCTGATCAAGGTCACGCCGATGGACTTCCTGCGCGACACCCTGCTGTGGGCGCGGCTGATCGACAAGTACAAGGGCACCATGACCGCGGCCCCGAACTTCGCCTACGCGCTGTTCGCCAAGCGACTGCGCCGGCAGGCCAAGCCCGGTGAGTTCGACCTGTCCACGCTGCGGTTCGCGCTGTCGGGCGCCGAGCCCGTCGAGCCCGCCGACGTCGAGGACCTGATCGACGCCGGCAAGCCGTTCGGGCTCAAGCCGTCGGCGATCCTGCCGGCCTACGGCATGGCCGAGGCCACGCTGGCGGTGTCGTTCTCCGAGTGCAACGCCGGTCTGGTGGTCGACGAGATCGACGCCGACCTGTTGGCCGCGCTGCGCCAGGCCGTGCCGGCCACCAAGGGCAACACCAAGCGGCTGGCGTCGCTGGGCCCGCTGCTCGAGGGGCTGGAAGCCCGCATCGTCGACGAGCACGGCAACATCAAGCCGGCCCGCGGCGTCGGAGTGATCGAGCTGCGCGGTGAGGCGATGACGCCGGGGCACACCACCATGGGTGGCTTCCTGCCCGCGCAGGACGAGCATGGCTGGTACGACACCGGCGACCTCGGCTACACGATGGAGAACGGCCACATCGTGGTGTGCGGCCGCGTCAAGGACGTCATCATCATGGCCGGCCGCAACATCTATCCCACCGACATCGAGCGGGCCGCCGGCCGCGTCGAGGGAGTGCGCCCGGGTTGCGCCGTGGCCGTGCGTCTGGACGCCGGGCATTCCCGCGAAACGTTCGCCGTCGCAGTGGAATCCAACGCCTACCAGGATCCGGCCGAGGTGCGTCGCATCGAGCACCAGGTGGCCCACGAGGTGGTCGCCGAGGTCGACGTGCGGCCCCGCAACGTCGTGGTCCTCGGTCCCGGCACCATCCCGAAGACCCCGTCGGGCAAGCTGCGTCGCGCCAACTCCGTCGAGCTCGTCACCTAG
- the pth gene encoding aminoacyl-tRNA hydrolase, with amino-acid sequence MADTLLVVGLGNPGPNYAKTRHNVGFMVVDILADRMREKFKVHKRSGAEAITGRLGGRAVVVAKPRVFMNESGRQVGPLAKFYSVEPADVIVVHDELDIDFGRIRLKAGGGAAGHNGLRSVASSLGSNDFQRVRIGIGKPPGQKSGAAFVLEQFNAAERKEVPTICEQAADAVELLIELGLEPAQNTVHAWG; translated from the coding sequence ATGGCCGACACACTGCTGGTGGTCGGCCTGGGCAACCCCGGACCGAACTACGCCAAGACCCGGCACAACGTCGGGTTCATGGTCGTCGACATCCTCGCCGACCGGATGCGCGAAAAGTTCAAGGTGCACAAGCGTTCCGGCGCCGAGGCGATCACCGGTCGCCTCGGCGGCCGGGCCGTGGTCGTCGCGAAACCGCGCGTGTTCATGAACGAGTCCGGGCGCCAGGTCGGGCCGCTGGCCAAGTTCTATTCGGTGGAGCCTGCGGACGTCATCGTTGTCCACGATGAGCTGGACATCGACTTCGGTCGGATCCGGCTCAAGGCCGGCGGCGGCGCAGCGGGCCACAACGGCCTGCGTTCGGTGGCATCGTCGTTGGGCAGCAACGATTTTCAGCGGGTGCGGATCGGCATCGGTAAGCCGCCCGGGCAGAAGTCCGGGGCGGCGTTCGTACTCGAGCAGTTCAACGCCGCCGAGCGCAAAGAGGTGCCCACCATCTGCGAGCAGGCCGCCGACGCCGTGGAGTTGCTGATCGAGCTCGGCCTGGAGCCGGCGCAGAACACCGTCCACGCCTGGGGCTGA
- a CDS encoding AAA family ATPase, producing MLLWINGAFGAGKTQTAFELQRRLRHAHVADPELIGYGIHRMLPESERKDFQDRPQWRSAVVATLTDAVHAHDGPVLVPMTLVDLDYFDEIMSGLRNNDVAVQHFSLMASPATLRGRLQSRAAYWLGRAVGRNESWAMDQIERCVTALAAERFATHVDTDGRNIDEVVEFIAGQAQLELVAPRLSPLRSQMRRMAVGARHIHF from the coding sequence GTGCTGCTGTGGATCAACGGCGCTTTCGGTGCCGGCAAAACACAAACCGCGTTCGAACTCCAACGACGGCTGCGCCACGCGCACGTCGCTGATCCCGAACTCATCGGTTATGGCATCCATCGAATGCTGCCGGAGTCGGAGCGCAAAGACTTTCAGGATCGGCCGCAGTGGCGTTCTGCGGTCGTCGCCACCCTCACCGATGCCGTGCATGCGCACGATGGCCCCGTACTCGTACCGATGACACTCGTCGACCTGGACTACTTCGACGAGATCATGTCGGGTCTGCGGAACAATGACGTTGCGGTACAACATTTTTCGCTGATGGCCTCCCCTGCGACGTTACGAGGACGGTTGCAGTCTCGCGCAGCGTACTGGCTGGGTCGGGCGGTCGGCCGCAACGAATCGTGGGCAATGGATCAGATCGAGCGTTGTGTGACTGCACTCGCCGCGGAACGGTTCGCCACGCACGTCGACACCGATGGCCGCAACATCGACGAAGTGGTGGAGTTCATCGCCGGACAAGCCCAACTGGAACTCGTCGCGCCCCGCTTATCACCGCTGCGGTCCCAGATGCGCCGCATGGCGGTCGGCGCCCGACACATCCACTTCTAG
- a CDS encoding 50S ribosomal protein L25/general stress protein Ctc, whose protein sequence is MAPAAASKNNLRATVRAKTGKGASRQARREGQVPAVLYGHGTDPRHLLLPARELAAVLRYSGTNAVLALDIDGTEQLALTRALEIHPIRRNIQHADLLVVKRGEKVIVEVNVLIEGEAAPGTLVTQEASTIEIEAEALSIPEELIASIEGAEVGTQILASDVPLPDGVSLISDPEFLVVNIVPAPTAQDLEGGIEEEGEEAAEAAPAAEAPESE, encoded by the coding sequence ATGGCCCCAGCCGCCGCCTCGAAGAACAACCTGCGCGCCACCGTGCGCGCCAAGACCGGCAAGGGCGCCTCGCGCCAGGCCCGTCGTGAGGGCCAGGTGCCCGCCGTGCTCTACGGCCACGGCACCGATCCCCGGCACCTGCTGCTGCCCGCGCGCGAACTCGCCGCGGTGCTGCGCTACTCCGGCACCAACGCGGTGCTGGCCCTCGACATCGACGGCACCGAGCAGCTTGCGCTGACCAGGGCCCTGGAGATCCACCCGATCCGGCGCAACATCCAGCACGCCGACCTGCTCGTGGTCAAGCGCGGCGAGAAGGTCATCGTCGAGGTCAACGTCCTCATCGAGGGCGAGGCCGCCCCGGGCACCCTGGTCACCCAGGAAGCCAGCACCATCGAGATCGAGGCCGAGGCGCTGTCGATCCCCGAAGAGCTGATCGCGTCGATCGAGGGCGCCGAGGTCGGCACCCAGATCCTGGCCAGCGACGTTCCGCTGCCCGACGGTGTCTCGCTGATCTCGGATCCCGAGTTCCTGGTGGTCAACATCGTGCCGGCGCCCACCGCCCAGGATCTCGAGGGCGGGATCGAGGAAGAGGGCGAGGAGGCCGCCGAGGCCGCCCCGGCCGCCGAAGCCCCCGAGTCCGAGTAG